One Solanum pennellii chromosome 10, SPENNV200 genomic region harbors:
- the LOC107001090 gene encoding uncharacterized protein LOC107001090 yields the protein MNGAVEATNKNIKKILRKMIDNHRGWHEMFPYALLGYRTTVRRSTGATLYLLVYGTKAVIPAEVEILSLRIIQKAELSNVEWVSKRIDELTFIDEKRLVAVYYGQIFLQIPATPFAEPAARFVLASRDMVTELLY from the exons TGAATGGAGCTGTAGAGGCCaccaataagaatatcaagaagattttgagaaaaatgattgacaatcacCGAGGTTGGCACGAGATGTTTCCATATGCTTTATTGGGTTATCGGACGACTGTCAGAAGATCAACTGGAGCTACTCTATACTTGCTAGTATATGGAACAAaagcagtcatacctgctgaagttgaAATTTTGTCTTTGAGAATCATCCAAAAGGCTGAGTTGAGTAATGTTGAATGGGTTAGCAAGAGAATTGATGAATTAACTTTTATCGATGAAAAGAGATTGGTCGCTGTCTATTATGGTCAAAT ATTTCTGCAAATTCCAGCTACCCCTTTTGCTGAGCCAGCTGCACGATTCGTCCTTGCTAGCCGGGATATGGTGACAG AGTTGCTTTATTAA